One Longimicrobiales bacterium DNA segment encodes these proteins:
- a CDS encoding type II toxin-antitoxin system HicB family antitoxin has protein sequence MKYRVLIEQDEDGFFVVEAPALPGCISQGDTREAALANIREAIAAYLESLKEHQEPVPPSIHEEIVEV, from the coding sequence ATGAAGTACCGGGTACTGATCGAGCAGGATGAAGACGGGTTCTTCGTGGTCGAGGCGCCGGCCCTGCCTGGCTGCATCAGCCAGGGCGACACGCGAGAAGCTGCGCTCGCCAACATCCGGGAGGCAATCGCCGCGTACCTGGAAAGCCTGAAGGAACACCAGGAGCCGGTCCCCCCGTCCATCCACGAGGAGATCGTCGAGGTCTAG